Genomic segment of Eupeodes corollae chromosome 2, idEupCoro1.1, whole genome shotgun sequence:
tctgtaattttaaattGCTGTAAATAAggctcaaaatataaaaatcgttttgataatgtaaaaaagtgcgcactcttttaaattgtcaaaatgatttttatttgttgagcgtattttgagatacagtattttaaatgtacactattttgaaatacagaatattaaccatacagtattatgaccatAGAGTATCGTACaatatcatacagaattttgaccatacagtattttaaaaaacagcatTTAGACCCGCTCCcaataaaaatctttttgatatcaaaactaATTGATCTGTTAAAACCAGCCAGTATTTTACAGTAttatgagatacagtattttaacaATACAGAATTTCAAGATACAGTAGTTTTATGTACAGTATcttgaaatacagaatattaatCATACAGTATCATACAGATTTTTGAccttacagtattttaaaataccgCATTTTGAACTGCTTccaacagcttttcaaaagtatcaGCTGCCCAAGTACCGGACTTTTTAAAATGAGACCTCTTATTGAAAAGCTCTGTATGTGCATGTAACAGTTGTATGTTTATATATCTTCTTATAAAATCATTTgagggaatattcaataaaaagtaaCAGGCATTGTTTTTAGGTGAAACGAAATAAGCGGTTCAGTATTTgatcaatattaaataaataatgctCAAGATATTTTTCTATACGAGTCTTTGGagctaattaaattatttcactgTTTTGCTTGTTCTATTTACAGGCTACagacataatatttttttaatattttaatcttaaaatacatttaaaatagcTTAAAGAATCCTTTTTTCGGACATTGAcgtatactttatttttatagaaactattaaacttttttaaaactgcttttaATTGGAACGCGTCTAGATGAATAATTTAATCGagtttcttcatttttgaaggaaatgtaagtttattaaataatttcaaataaatcaacTGTATTAATCTTAATTCATTGTTCActtagtaaattattttatatgactTCACTTTTGGTCTTAAATCTGAATTGAAATGCAAATTactgcaaaatttaaaataaagcaatCAAATagggaaatttatattttgtggtACCAATTCCTCAAAAAGGATTCAAATGTTGATGTGCAGAATAtgccttaagttttttttaaaatgaagtgaCATTTATAcctgaaaaaataaagtatacgAAAGTTATACCTTACTTCGTTTTgcatgaaaataattaattaaaactcaTTTACAAAGGCTATCATTTTGAACAATAACCTATTAAacagttttcgaaaattttcactttttcttctcaatgttggactcatttaaaattaaacatatgtACGTTGGCAGCCAATTTCTACCTAATATTCTTATTGTTGATGAATCGAATACAGTGGTGACCAAAATAATAAGAgtggatcattttttttttaataaaagaatctATGCCTTTAGCCTTTTTATTTGGAGCAAATTATCCATATGAATTTTCTTTGACTTGACTGTAAAAAATGTCCAGTGCTACCAATCATTAATGATGGTCACTTGCAATGTTAGACCTGTATTTAAGTGTTTgaagtacatttattttttaaataatgggaCGCGAAAGGCACTCCGAGGAAGAACGCCGTTTGATTTTCCAACTAAGAGATCAAggcaaaatatatacatatgtagtttcATTGCAGATGGTCTATACCGATCTCAATGTGTTGTTGCTAGGGTGGTAAAGAAGCGAAGTCTACCAACAAATTTAACCGAAAAAAGAGGAAgcccaaaaaaaaagaggtgCTTAAAAATCCCTTTACAACATCAAGTGGTATAAAGGCAAATCTATTATTGTATATCAGCTCTCGCACAATCCGCAGACGTTTGCAGGATAAAAATGTACATGGTCGAATTGCGAGGAAGGTTCCGTTACTTAGTTTCCGATTTGCAAAAGTAAATCTATCACAATCGATTTGCTGATATTGGCGAAATGTTCTTTTTAGTGACGAAACCAAGATAAATTTATTTGGTTCCGATGGAAGACTTTATGTGAGAAGAAGGATCAACGAAAAACAGTTAAGCACGGTGGCAGCAACATCAAAATCTggggttgtttttcttttgctatACCTATATtggataaaaaataatatcacaaAGGAAACCTATGTGGACATTTTGCTTCCATATGCCGAAGAAAATATGCCTTTAGTGTGGACCTACCAGCAAGATAATGACCCCAAGCACACGGCTAAGGTGGTGACCAGGTGGAATCTTTGGAAAGATTTGAAGAATAGGGTCTTGACAAAATAAACCACTAATCAACAGGCGTAATTGACGGTCTATTGTCTCTCACTGACAAGGTTGGTCACATCCCTTAAATTTTGTACACCCAATACAATGTACGAATATTTCAGTGCCTAAATATATCTGATTGTctgtcattctagaggaggAACTTATCCAGCCCCTCATGATCCGCAACCCTGACTCGTAAATGCTTACACGGGCCTCTGTCTCtgcccagcattagtctgttgtctgCCCCTAAAACCTGacccacactactttagttatttagatggttgcactcaaacctccctttcatcgtttataataactgaagaaatggtatgtacttgccaaaatcgtaagcctcaaagaaaactttagccctggtcctgatatggcgtcccatcagttgttctaaaaaaatgtatgcattctctgtcaaagcctctaactgcactctttgaactctctctttcccaaggtgtgtttcctcatatatggaaagattaatttatatttcccattcataaacaaggcaataaaactgaaattaagaattatagacctattgctaaactttcatgcattctaaactttttgaaagcttagtttatgattccgttccaaagttatttccattgcaaacctttattctcccccgctcaacatggttttcttaaaggtagatccactacgactaacttaattgaatttatatccaaagttttgtcagcccttgagaatggcaaagaagttgatgttgtatacactgattacagcaaagcctttgataaaatatcccataacataatttatctcaaactaagagctctaggctttccatctatatttataaactggataagctcctatcttgcgaatagaacttatagagtccttttccgtaactcagtctccagtcctatacatgcaacttctggagtcccacaaggtagtcaccttggcccccttctcttcatcttatctgttaacgatgtctgtcttaaattaaaaaactcagatatcctaatgtttgcgcatgataagaaaatttttaagattatctctactccatctgattccttacttttacaaaatgatcttaatatcttttttgtttggtgcatgcataatttcctagagttaaatgtaggtaaatgtacacaaatgaccttttcgcgcaaacaaatcccatctcatagagtatactacttccttaatgacgccgtcaacgtagtcgattcaattagagatcttggtattatgtgtgacaaacacctgaatttccattcccatttggccaaattattaataaagctaatagatctctcggttttattaagagatggtcaaaagaattttccaacccctatgtaactaaagcgctttacatttccctagtccgtcctcatcttgaatatccatcccttttatgaaaaccatttacTCAGaatagaaaatgttcaaagacgtttcgttcgatttgccttacgtggtctcccctgggatgatacatccaacttgcctccttataccgatcgactaaaactgataggtttgcagccctaatatattagacgcaaacacgctgatatattatttgctcaccaattgttaatgggcaatatagattccccggcactcctgagtgatattcatcttaacaccaaccctcgaaatctgcgatctgtttcccttttctatatccctcatctccgcactaattacgggcactttgaaccaatgtccagaattcttcgtcactccaacgctgctatggtagttttcgatttcaacatttccaaatcccatctgaaagataccctttccttttttcctttttaattccgcgtcccttgtaattttaagttaaataaaatcaaaattgttagttcttgtacattattttatgtgggccttagggcccacatgaattaatgttgaaaactgataacaagaactgcaaaaaaaaaaaaaaaaaaatgttaagctagtgttaagttaagttaagttatgatagcttgtattaagctaaataaataaataataatggaaaGAGATATAGGAAGCATGGTATTCTACACCTGCGGAAACATGCCGAAAATGCATCGATTCTATGCCATGAAGATGCGATGTGGTACCGTGTTAtaaaatccgttcgtaatggaaaattgtatgagattttccactaagAACGTATTTGGTAACAATTTTTTCGTGATAGggctgatttatttttgaaaacacaagactttttcttttatcgAATACATATATGCAAAACTACTGGGAAGATAAAAGCAATAAAAGAATTTACACGATGATGAATCcgaaaaataatgataataatgtgCGAAGTGCGAACCAAAGAAACGccatatttttcgttgcaataattttaatatacatatatttattttgctatTGCACTTAacagtaaaatatttgtttaattgttttgtgtttgtttgttgtatataatataattacagTTAATGCTTTAAGCACTAATACTATGGAATTGTTCCTCCATGGCATAACGGTATAAAATTATGTTCGATTGAAAGAGAGAGAAGATAGAATCATCGATGCGGTTAAATTTCCATTCAATGTGATCGAGCGATATCAGAAAAGAACGTCAATATATCGTGAATACTGAATTCCAAATTAATCATTGCCCCAGCATAGCATTTCTGGATGCGCTCTTCAAGATAATTATATTGTGCAATAAATTCCTCCTGCATTGCATGCCACACAACTTGCAGAAGATTCTCCTCTTCGCAAAGATGTTTCTCGACttttttataaaggttttcCAATCCTTTCTTCACTTCTCTCGCTGGATATTGCCCAATCACTTTGCGTAGTTCTTGTTTAGAGAATGCCATTTGATAACTGATTTCAGTCTCTTTAACACCTTGAGCGACTTTTTGTTGGACACCTTCAAAGAAAAGCTAAAGAAACAAAAGAAGTTAATTGAATCGAACGCGACAAAGAATTTCTATGACTAATTACATTAAGTTTTTCTAATGGACGACCAAAGTATTTTGTTACATACGCTTTAAGAGCATCATTGTACTTAGCCTTGCCGTCCTTCTTGAGGGGATCTAAGCCGGGCACTTTAAGCTGAGCCAACAGCGAATACATGTGATGGTAGTTCTCCATTTTGACCACTTGACTCGGAGTTTTCGGATGTTCGTTGGAATGAATTGATATAAAGTCGAATATCGTATTGACCAATTGCAGGTACCATTTCTCCATGTCTGCTCGTCTGTCCGATTTGCGGAAAATTCCCTCACACGTTTCGGCAAAATCTTCGAAATTCTCCACGTACGGTAGTATTCCGCACTTTGAACGTTTTGGCATTTTTGCATCTTTAATTGACTGTATTTGCTGTTGCATGAATCGGTCGAAGTTTCGCTTGACATGAACCAAAGCCGAGGCAAAAGTCATGCTAAGGAATGAGTGGGTGTCTTGGGCCGACATCACATGCTGGGTTAGTCGCACCAAAACGTACAGTGAGTAACTGAAATTGGAACTTGTATAGCCCTtgagaaatttttaatttttgatttgaacttACAAACTAtccatcttttcaaaactctgtatAAAGCTTATTAGTTCAGGTTCCAGACATCCGAATAAGGCTATCATTAGCTTCCGAACCTCTTCGTTGATTTGCCGGTCGATTTTTTTCTGAGGTAAGAGATTACCTATCAAAATATAcacatttacaaataaattttgaattagtttgaaatttatgagaaagaaaagacaaaataacGACTTGAATCTTGTTCCTTTGGTTCCGGCTGACTCTCTAGGGCATCCAATGTTGTTTGAGTATTTTTAGTCGTGGGACTTATCACATCCATTTGGAAGAAGTTTATGCAAAAGAGTTGTTCTTGTAAGGCGACTGGCTCCAATTCAGCTAAGACTTTCTCAAGAATCATGTCGAATTTCTCCCGATCGGCGCTTTCAATACCACTTGCCCAGGATTCTTTATTGACACCTAATGTCCCATAAGGCACTATAACTGCTGATTTTTTCGACGAAGTCGAACTATCTAAATCTTCTCGAGACGTTCGCAGCTTTTCGGAGATTTGAAGTCGAGCCTGCGGATATACAAACATCATTCACTCATTTGATTCCGATTCAAAAGAAAACCACAAATACCCCTACCAAAGTGAAGAAATTCCGGATATCTCTTTCATAGATTTTACTTAACGATGTTGTGTACACTCTGGTCAAGCCATCGTACGTTTTGCGATCCATTGCTTTTGTCCAGTGCATCAGTTCTGTATAGGCTACTAGCTCCTTATGAACCGACGAATGTTTAGGAAGAACTAGCTCAGTGGAGGAGAGTGACGTGTCTCCGAATTCGTTTCccaaatgtataaataaattatttacataacGACTAACGGTAATGGAAAACTTTGCCTTCCATTTTTCGAAGCGTTTTCGTTGGTCTTGAACCGCTTCGAGACGCAGCAGCGAAGGATCTATGTCGCTGTTCATTGCTTGTTGTAAGCTCTTGGCTGCTGCTATGGCAGCTTCTCTGCCAGCGGCAGTCTTCAGGTCAGGCTCGTCCAGTGCTTGTTGGTGTGAGTGTGGCAGATCAAGTTGGGTCTGTAATTAAAAGTCAATTCAAATGAGAGATAGAGCTAGAGAAATGGTAGCCAACTTACTATAACTCGGTTAAGTTCCTTCAGCAgtttaatgttgttgttgtttgcgaTCTCGATCATCGCGTTCTTGCCACCAATCTTTTCCATAGTCTCTCGAACGTGTCCCAGAATCTCTTCATAGGCATCTAGACGTGTTTCGAACTTCTCAGCCTCGACAACGGCGGTTTCAATGTGCTGCATTAAAATGAACACTTGCTGCTCTGACGCCAAAACACTTTGGACGTTAGCCTGCATATGAAACAGAAATGTTAAGGATTATATGAGTTAGAAGTCAAGAATTTAAGTCTCACCCCATCTAAGTCATGCAACTCTTTGCTAAGCTGCTCTATAAAAGTCTCCGCATCCTTGATGGCAAAATCACACTCTGTGAATAACTTCATCAGCTCCGTGGCTTCTTTGTCGGAGATCATTTGGAACTCGGAGCTCTCTCCGTCTTCGTCTTCCGTGTCAGCGTTGGCCTTGTTTCCGCCTCCACTCGCAGCCATCTTCTCTGGTGACATCTCCGTAAGCCAGGCCGCGGGGACATTGCGGAACTCAGCCCGATTGGAACGGACATATTTGTTTACTTGCTTATACAGCACGGCTATGAAGTTCTGTCTTTCGTGCAAATTGATGGCATACCACTTGTAGAGTTTTTCCACCTGAACATCGAATTCGTGGGTCTCGAATTCTTCGCTCTTCCCATCGACTAACTTGATTTCGTCCAACTGCCAGCATCGTTTCTTTTTGTACTCACCTTCTTTTTCGGGGAGTTTTACTAAACATACTGTTAC
This window contains:
- the LOC129946812 gene encoding exocyst complex component 1, with protein sequence MLTIGTLANIKHILQKDLFNSTGERVLSVATVTKTYKKKKVCYLCIVTTPPPIPVVTVCLVKLPEKEGEYKKKRCWQLDEIKLVDGKSEEFETHEFDVQVEKLYKWYAINLHERQNFIAVLYKQVNKYVRSNRAEFRNVPAAWLTEMSPEKMAASGGGNKANADTEDEDGESSEFQMISDKEATELMKLFTECDFAIKDAETFIEQLSKELHDLDGANVQSVLASEQQVFILMQHIETAVVEAEKFETRLDAYEEILGHVRETMEKIGGKNAMIEIANNNNIKLLKELNRVITQLDLPHSHQQALDEPDLKTAAGREAAIAAAKSLQQAMNSDIDPSLLRLEAVQDQRKRFEKWKAKFSITVSRYVNNLFIHLGNEFGDTSLSSTELVLPKHSSVHKELVAYTELMHWTKAMDRKTYDGLTRVYTTSLSKIYERDIRNFFTLARLQISEKLRTSREDLDSSTSSKKSAVIVPYGTLGVNKESWASGIESADREKFDMILEKVLAELEPVALQEQLFCINFFQMDVISPTTKNTQTTLDALESQPEPKEQDSSNLLPQKKIDRQINEEVRKLMIALFGCLEPELISFIQSFEKMDSFYSLYVLVRLTQHVMSAQDTHSFLSMTFASALVHVKRNFDRFMQQQIQSIKDAKMPKRSKCGILPYVENFEDFAETCEGIFRKSDRRADMEKWYLQLVNTIFDFISIHSNEHPKTPSQVVKMENYHHMYSLLAQLKVPGLDPLKKDGKAKYNDALKAYVTKYFGRPLEKLNLFFEGVQQKVAQGVKETEISYQMAFSKQELRKVIGQYPAREVKKGLENLYKKVEKHLCEEENLLQVVWHAMQEEFIAQYNYLEERIQKCYAGAMINLEFSIHDILTFFSDIARSH